The Hyphomicrobiales bacterium genome has a window encoding:
- the hslO gene encoding 33 kDa chaperonin, producing the protein MAAGDTIIGLDDRVVPFAVPDLDVRGRVVRLGPSIDTILDRHGYPAPVSRVLGEAAALAVLLGTALKFEGRFQLQTKSDGAIPMMVVDFNAPDNFRAVAHIDEAKLVEAIALDKISTGELLGEGHLAMTVDQGSATTRYQGIVALKGQSLEEAAHQYFRQSEQIPTRVRLGVGTVTTGGRPQWRAGGILVQFMPHSHDRLRAADIHPGDAPEGHQILTSTDPDGISDDAWMEARSLVETVEDHELLDPMLESERLLYRLFHERGARVFEPVTVHEACRCSRERVLSMLRGFSPEDRRAMIADDGRLGVTCEFCSRRYSFDPAEVESGLSAGL; encoded by the coding sequence ATGGCCGCCGGCGACACCATCATTGGGCTCGACGATCGGGTCGTCCCCTTCGCCGTGCCCGATCTCGACGTGCGCGGCCGCGTCGTGCGGCTGGGCCCTTCGATCGACACGATCCTTGACCGGCACGGTTATCCCGCGCCGGTCTCGCGCGTGCTGGGCGAGGCGGCCGCCCTGGCCGTGCTGCTCGGCACGGCGCTGAAGTTCGAGGGCCGCTTCCAGCTCCAGACCAAGAGCGACGGCGCCATCCCGATGATGGTCGTCGACTTCAATGCGCCCGACAATTTCCGCGCCGTCGCTCATATCGACGAGGCGAAGCTCGTCGAGGCGATCGCGCTCGACAAGATCTCGACAGGGGAGCTGCTCGGCGAGGGCCATCTGGCCATGACCGTCGACCAGGGCTCGGCCACGACCCGCTATCAGGGCATCGTCGCGCTGAAGGGCCAGAGCCTCGAAGAGGCGGCGCACCAGTATTTCCGGCAGTCGGAGCAGATACCGACCCGCGTGCGGCTCGGCGTCGGCACGGTCACGACGGGCGGGCGGCCGCAATGGCGCGCCGGCGGCATCCTCGTTCAGTTCATGCCGCATTCCCATGATCGCCTGCGTGCCGCCGACATCCATCCCGGCGATGCGCCGGAGGGGCACCAGATCCTGACGAGCACCGATCCCGACGGCATCAGCGACGACGCCTGGATGGAGGCGCGCTCGCTGGTCGAGACGGTCGAGGACCATGAATTGCTCGACCCGATGCTGGAAAGCGAGCGCCTGCTCTACCGTCTCTTCCACGAGCGGGGCGCCCGCGTCTTCGAGCCGGTCACCGTGCACGAGGCCTGCCGCTGCTCGCGCGAGCGCGTGCTGTCGATGCTGCGCGGCTTCTCGCCGGAGGATCGCCGCGCGATGATAGCCGATGACGGCAGGCTCGGCGTCACCTGCGAATTCTGCTCGCGGCGCTATTCCTTCGATCCGGCCGAGGTCGAGAGCGGGCTGTCGGCGGGGTTATAA
- the argF gene encoding Ornithine carbamoyltransferase yields the protein MTRHFLDLSDFSGSELRAILRTGEEIKSRRRTPAAAGDRLLEGKVVATIFEQPSLRTRVSFDVGIRELGGSPMMVAGHEIELGERETIADTARVLSRYVDAIMIRILDHDSLVEMAKYATVPVINGLTKRQHPCQVMADVMTFEQRKGAIEGKRIAWTGDTNNVLTSWVHAAGRLDFELAIATPEELAPPPALISWAKKQGAKLSLTNRPEEAVEGADCVITDCWVSMGDEEGTRHNLLRPYQVDERLMERADREAIFMHCLPASRGEEVTDQIMDGPQSAVFDEAENRLHAQKGILAWCFGGAAA from the coding sequence GTGACGCGCCATTTCCTCGATCTCTCCGATTTCTCCGGCAGCGAGCTGCGCGCGATCCTGCGCACCGGCGAGGAGATCAAATCGCGACGCCGTACGCCCGCGGCCGCGGGCGACCGCCTGCTCGAAGGCAAGGTCGTCGCGACCATCTTCGAGCAGCCGTCCTTGCGCACGCGGGTTTCCTTCGATGTCGGCATCCGCGAGCTCGGGGGATCGCCGATGATGGTCGCCGGCCATGAGATCGAGCTCGGTGAGCGCGAGACCATCGCCGATACCGCCCGTGTGCTGTCGCGCTATGTCGACGCGATCATGATCCGCATCCTCGACCACGACTCGCTGGTCGAGATGGCGAAATACGCCACCGTCCCGGTGATCAACGGCCTGACCAAGCGCCAGCATCCCTGCCAGGTCATGGCCGACGTCATGACCTTCGAGCAGCGCAAGGGCGCGATCGAGGGCAAGCGCATCGCCTGGACCGGCGACACCAACAATGTGCTGACCTCCTGGGTCCATGCCGCCGGCCGGCTCGATTTCGAGCTTGCCATCGCGACGCCGGAGGAGCTCGCGCCCCCGCCGGCCCTGATCTCCTGGGCGAAGAAGCAGGGCGCGAAGCTGTCGCTGACCAACCGCCCCGAGGAGGCCGTCGAGGGCGCCGATTGCGTCATCACCGATTGCTGGGTCTCGATGGGCGACGAGGAAGGCACGCGCCACAACCTGCTGCGGCCCTATCAGGTCGACGAGCGGCTGATGGAGCGCGCCGACAGGGAGGCGATCTTCATGCATTGCCTGCCGGCCTCGCGCGGCGAGGAGGTCACCGACCAGATCATGGACGGCCCGCAATCGGCCGTCTTCGACGAGGCCGAGAACCGACTGCACGCGCAGAAGGGCATCCTGGCCTGGTGCTTCGGCGGAGCGGCGGCCTGA
- the argD gene encoding Acetylornithine aminotransferase, which produces MAPAPVSASQSVLVPTYARAPVAFERGEGPWAITADGTRYLDFGAGIAVNALGHAHPHLVKTLTEQAGKIWHTSNLYGAPEGERLARRLCEATFAERVFFTNSGAEANECAIKMARKYHAAKGHPERFHIITFEGAFHGRTLATIAAGGQQKYIDGFGPKVEGFDQVPFDDEKALRAAITPETAALMIEPIQGEGGLRSVPARFLKLLRELCDENGLLLIFDEIQTGVGRTGKFFAHEIYGVAPDIMSIAKGIGGGFPMGACLATEDAASGMTLGTHGTTFGGNPLAMAVGNAVLDVVLEPGFIERVGQIALRLKQSLAELKDRHPEVIAEIRGEGLMLGLKLHTPNTDFVNEARAQGLLVVGAGDNVVRLLPPLIISEADVAEAVARLDKAAGAIEATLKRPAAE; this is translated from the coding sequence ATGGCTCCCGCCCCTGTTTCCGCCAGCCAGTCCGTGCTCGTCCCGACCTATGCCCGCGCGCCCGTCGCCTTCGAGCGCGGCGAGGGCCCCTGGGCGATCACCGCCGATGGCACCCGCTATCTCGATTTCGGCGCCGGCATCGCCGTCAACGCACTCGGCCACGCCCATCCGCATCTGGTCAAGACGCTGACCGAGCAGGCCGGCAAGATCTGGCACACCTCGAATCTCTATGGCGCGCCGGAGGGCGAGCGGCTTGCCCGCCGCCTCTGCGAGGCGACCTTCGCCGAGCGCGTCTTCTTTACCAATTCCGGCGCCGAGGCGAACGAGTGCGCCATCAAGATGGCGCGGAAATACCATGCCGCGAAGGGCCATCCCGAGCGCTTCCACATCATCACCTTCGAGGGCGCCTTCCACGGCCGGACGCTGGCGACCATCGCCGCCGGCGGCCAGCAGAAATACATCGACGGCTTCGGCCCGAAGGTCGAGGGTTTCGACCAGGTGCCCTTCGACGACGAGAAGGCGCTGCGCGCCGCGATCACGCCGGAAACCGCCGCGCTGATGATCGAGCCGATCCAGGGCGAAGGTGGACTGCGCTCCGTGCCGGCCCGCTTCCTCAAGCTTCTGCGCGAACTCTGCGACGAGAACGGCCTGCTCTTGATCTTCGACGAGATCCAGACCGGCGTCGGGCGCACCGGCAAGTTCTTCGCCCATGAGATCTACGGCGTCGCGCCCGACATCATGTCGATCGCCAAGGGCATCGGCGGCGGCTTTCCGATGGGTGCCTGCCTCGCGACCGAGGACGCCGCCTCCGGCATGACGCTCGGCACGCATGGCACCACCTTCGGCGGCAATCCGCTCGCCATGGCGGTCGGCAATGCCGTGCTCGATGTGGTGCTCGAGCCGGGCTTCATCGAACGGGTCGGCCAGATCGCCCTCAGGCTCAAGCAGTCCCTGGCCGAGCTCAAGGACAGGCATCCCGAGGTCATTGCGGAGATCCGCGGCGAGGGCCTGATGCTCGGCCTCAAGCTCCACACGCCCAATACCGACTTCGTCAACGAGGCGCGGGCACAAGGCTTGCTTGTGGTTGGGGCCGGCGACAACGTCGTGCGCCTGCTGCCACCGCTGATCATCAGCGAGGCGGATGTCGCCGAGGCCGTGGCGCGGCTCGACAAGGCCGCCGGCGCCATCGAGGCGACACTGAAGCGCCCGGCCGCCGAATAA
- a CDS encoding hypothetical protein (Evidence 5 : Unknown function), with product MTESGTVGDVAGTKPLLPQQTVQEAPHEMSYLTKPTIQAEVTREQESPNLKTAFPQAIRNCAVKRILSATLSAPL from the coding sequence GTGACGGAATCCGGGACCGTCGGCGATGTCGCTGGGACAAAGCCGTTACTGCCGCAACAGACGGTACAGGAGGCGCCGCACGAAATGTCGTATCTGACGAAGCCGACCATACAAGCTGAGGTGACTCGCGAACAAGAGTCGCCGAATCTGAAAACAGCTTTTCCCCAGGCGATTCGCAATTGCGCCGTCAAGCGAATCCTTTCGGCAACACTGTCCGCGCCGCTTTGA
- a CDS encoding GcrA cell cycle regulator codes for MRMNEAGAWTDERVELLKKLWSDGLSASQIAAELGNVTRNAVIGKVHRLGLSGRAKSAAQPAAPRNAAPRKAPPRSPSHPMASPAVVTRGANALAPDFAPEAEIEAQAAPLPSEDVVIPFSERVTIMDLREYMCRWPMGDPTSPDFRFCGARSQTGLPYCAHHSRIAYQPAADRRRDRNKARA; via the coding sequence ATGCGGATGAACGAAGCCGGAGCATGGACTGACGAACGCGTCGAACTGCTCAAGAAGCTCTGGAGCGACGGGCTGAGCGCCAGCCAGATCGCCGCCGAGCTGGGCAATGTCACGCGCAACGCGGTGATCGGAAAGGTTCACCGTCTCGGCCTTTCGGGCCGGGCCAAGAGCGCGGCCCAACCGGCCGCGCCCCGCAATGCCGCCCCGCGCAAGGCCCCGCCGCGCTCGCCGAGCCACCCGATGGCGAGCCCAGCGGTCGTGACGCGCGGCGCCAACGCACTGGCTCCCGATTTCGCGCCGGAGGCCGAGATCGAGGCCCAAGCCGCGCCGCTGCCTTCCGAAGACGTGGTGATCCCGTTCTCCGAGCGCGTCACCATCATGGATCTGCGCGAGTATATGTGCCGCTGGCCGATGGGCGACCCGACGAGCCCGGATTTCCGCTTCTGCGGCGCGCGCTCGCAGACCGGCCTGCCCTATTGCGCCCACCACTCGCGCATTGCCTACCAGCCCGCCGCCGACCGCCGGCGCGACCGGAACAAGGCCCGGGCCTGA
- the relE gene encoding Toxin RelE3 gives MPRVIFSPAAIRDLERLRAFLRPKNPSAARRAGETIVSGVRALGAHPQMGRLIEDLPEPYREWLIDFGDSGYVVRYRLGGDAVTILAVRHQKEAGF, from the coding sequence ATGCCGCGCGTGATCTTCTCCCCGGCGGCGATCCGCGATCTAGAGCGGCTTCGTGCCTTTCTGCGACCCAAGAATCCCTCGGCTGCCAGGCGTGCGGGCGAAACAATCGTCTCGGGAGTGCGCGCGCTGGGTGCGCACCCTCAGATGGGCCGTCTTATCGAGGATCTGCCCGAGCCATACCGCGAATGGCTGATCGATTTTGGCGATAGCGGCTATGTCGTGCGCTATCGCCTTGGTGGGGATGCCGTGACGATCCTCGCGGTGCGACACCAGAAGGAGGCAGGGTTCTGA
- a CDS encoding Predicted transcriptional regulator, protein MAGVTSIKLDDELKGRVQNLATARRRTSHWIMREAIAEYVEREEKREALRQDTLKAWEEFQANGLHATADEVEKWLLSWGTEDEQPAPACRA, encoded by the coding sequence ATGGCGGGGGTTACCTCCATCAAGCTCGACGACGAGCTGAAAGGCCGCGTGCAGAATCTCGCCACGGCGCGCCGCCGCACCTCGCATTGGATCATGCGGGAGGCGATCGCGGAGTATGTCGAGCGCGAGGAAAAGCGCGAGGCGTTGCGGCAGGACACGCTCAAGGCGTGGGAGGAATTCCAGGCGAACGGCCTGCACGCCACGGCTGACGAGGTCGAGAAATGGCTGCTGAGCTGGGGAACTGAAGACGAGCAGCCCGCGCCTGCATGCCGCGCGTGA
- the yhdY gene encoding putative ABC transporter membrane subunit YhdY (Evidence 3 : Putative function from multiple computational evidences) → MNRTSSLSLWRERLFGTPFTGFTTLVLAFGIAWLAVPLIRWALIDATWTGTTRADCAPGGACWVFIKARFGQFMYGLYPADQRWRVDIAGIAFVLGIASVIFAPHRLKLRLGVTMLVLLPPLGIWLLSGGFGLRYIETREWGGLMLTLFISIYSSLIAIPLGILFALGRQSELRVIRLISIVFIEFWRGVPIIAVIFLASLLLPLILPGGIGIDRLARAVIGLGFVIAAYMAEAVRGGLQALPKGQREAATALGLNYWKATGLIVLPQALRISLPAMTNEFIALIKNTTLVLVVSILDLLGIAQASLADPNWVGMNMEAYVFSGAIYWLICFALSRWSRSLEKKRRL, encoded by the coding sequence ATGAATCGCACCTCCTCCCTCTCCCTCTGGCGCGAGCGCCTCTTCGGCACGCCCTTCACCGGCTTCACCACGCTGGTGCTTGCCTTCGGCATCGCCTGGCTTGCGGTGCCGCTTATCCGCTGGGCGCTGATCGACGCGACCTGGACCGGCACGACGCGGGCCGATTGCGCGCCCGGCGGCGCCTGCTGGGTCTTCATCAAGGCCCGTTTCGGCCAGTTCATGTACGGGCTCTATCCTGCCGACCAGCGCTGGCGCGTCGATATCGCCGGCATCGCCTTCGTGCTGGGCATCGCTTCCGTCATCTTCGCGCCGCACCGGCTGAAGCTCAGGCTCGGCGTCACGATGCTGGTGCTGCTGCCGCCGCTCGGCATCTGGCTGCTCTCGGGCGGCTTCGGGCTGCGCTATATCGAGACGCGCGAATGGGGCGGGCTGATGCTCACCCTGTTCATCTCGATCTATTCCAGCCTGATCGCGATTCCGCTCGGCATCCTCTTCGCGCTCGGCCGCCAGTCGGAGCTGCGCGTGATCCGGCTGATCAGCATCGTCTTCATCGAGTTCTGGCGCGGCGTGCCGATCATCGCCGTGATCTTCCTCGCCTCGCTCTTGCTGCCGCTGATCCTGCCCGGCGGCATCGGCATCGATCGGCTGGCGCGCGCCGTGATCGGGCTCGGCTTCGTCATCGCCGCCTATATGGCGGAAGCGGTGCGCGGCGGCCTGCAGGCCCTGCCCAAGGGCCAGCGCGAGGCGGCGACGGCGCTCGGGCTCAACTACTGGAAGGCGACAGGCCTCATCGTCCTGCCCCAGGCGCTGCGCATCTCGCTGCCGGCCATGACCAACGAGTTCATCGCCCTGATCAAGAACACGACGCTGGTGCTGGTCGTCTCGATCCTCGACCTGCTCGGCATCGCGCAGGCTTCGTTGGCCGATCCCAACTGGGTCGGCATGAACATGGAGGCCTATGTCTTCTCCGGGGCGATCTACTGGCTGATCTGCTTCGCGCTCTCGCGTTGGAGCCGCTCGCTGGAGAAGAAGCGGAGGCTGTGA
- the yhdX gene encoding putative ABC transporter membrane subunit YhdX (Evidence 3 : Putative function from multiple computational evidences) — MAKALSLINDKRVRDWIYQIAVVVFLVGMTVFFVRNASENMVKAGIASGFDFLWRTSGIEVPFVLTGYTQADNILGLFWVGVANTMLVTVIAIVLATALGFVVGIARLSSHWLLSTIAGAYIEFVRNIPLLFFVLFWYFGVIAALPAPRQSISLFGVAFLNNRGVTIPLPDGMENFRIAGLVILVCALAFWVFSIWGRRRRERTGQQAPTLAVGLALLVAVPLLALVWATLATRWDVPALRGFNYRGGFAVIPEFVALLAALVTYTAGFIAEIVRGGIQSVSHGQTEAGSALGLRSGQILRLVTIPQALRVMIPPMTNQYLNVLKNSSFGAAIAYPDVVSLFMGSALNNTGQAIEIIAMTLAVYLVIGLAVSAFMNWYNARIALVTR; from the coding sequence TTGGCCAAGGCCCTATCCCTCATTAACGACAAGCGCGTCCGCGACTGGATCTACCAGATCGCCGTCGTCGTCTTCCTCGTCGGCATGACCGTCTTCTTCGTGCGCAACGCCTCGGAGAACATGGTCAAGGCCGGCATCGCCTCCGGCTTCGATTTCCTCTGGCGCACCTCCGGCATCGAGGTGCCCTTCGTGCTGACCGGCTACACCCAGGCCGACAACATCCTCGGCCTGTTCTGGGTCGGCGTCGCCAACACCATGCTGGTCACGGTGATCGCGATCGTGCTGGCGACGGCACTCGGCTTCGTCGTCGGCATTGCGCGGCTGTCCTCGCACTGGCTGCTCTCGACGATCGCCGGCGCCTATATCGAGTTCGTCCGCAACATCCCGCTGCTGTTCTTCGTGTTGTTCTGGTATTTCGGCGTCATCGCCGCCTTGCCCGCGCCACGCCAGAGCATCAGCCTGTTCGGCGTCGCCTTCCTGAACAATCGCGGCGTGACCATCCCGCTGCCCGACGGGATGGAGAATTTCCGGATCGCCGGGCTCGTCATCCTCGTCTGCGCCCTCGCCTTCTGGGTCTTCTCGATCTGGGGCCGGCGGCGGCGGGAGCGCACCGGCCAGCAGGCGCCGACGCTGGCCGTCGGCCTTGCCCTGCTGGTTGCCGTGCCGCTGCTGGCGCTGGTCTGGGCCACGCTTGCGACGCGTTGGGACGTTCCGGCGCTACGCGGCTTCAACTATCGCGGCGGCTTCGCCGTCATTCCCGAATTCGTGGCGCTACTGGCGGCACTCGTCACCTACACGGCCGGCTTCATCGCTGAGATCGTCCGCGGCGGCATCCAGTCGGTCTCGCACGGCCAGACCGAGGCCGGCTCGGCTCTGGGACTGCGCTCCGGCCAGATCCTGCGGCTCGTCACCATCCCGCAGGCGCTGCGCGTGATGATCCCGCCGATGACCAACCAGTATCTCAACGTGCTGAAGAACTCCTCCTTCGGTGCGGCCATCGCCTATCCCGACGTCGTCAGTCTGTTCATGGGCTCGGCGCTCAACAACACCGGTCAGGCCATCGAGATCATCGCCATGACGCTCGCCGTCTATCTGGTCATCGGCCTTGCCGTTTCGGCCTTCATGAACTGGTACAACGCCCGCATCGCCCTGGTGACGCGATGA
- the aapJ gene encoding General L-amino acid-binding periplasmic protein AapJ gives MTIRILGVAGMLAAGMSFAQAQQLAPSPTLDAVKARGNLECGVHLGLPGFSFANDKGEWTGLDVDYCRALAAAVLGDANKVKYTPTSVQQRWPILQSGQVDVLSRNSTITFSRNATLGLNFQGINFYEGQTFIVRKSTGVKDAAGLDGASVCVAAGSTEEKNAADWFRERNLKVTITNFQKNDDAITAYDSGRCDAYTAGVGALAGQRAKLKVPDDHIILTQPISNDPQGPVTRWGDERWQLIVRWVLNGTIAAEMLGVTSKNVDEMKANSKNTEVRRLLGAEGGFGAMMGLSNDWMYNAIKQVGNYGESYERTVGMGSALKLERGQNQLWTKGGLLFTPPFQ, from the coding sequence ATGACCATCAGAATCTTGGGCGTGGCGGGCATGCTTGCCGCCGGAATGTCTTTCGCGCAGGCGCAGCAGCTCGCTCCGAGCCCGACGCTGGATGCGGTCAAGGCGCGTGGCAATCTCGAATGCGGCGTGCATCTCGGCCTGCCCGGCTTCTCCTTCGCCAACGACAAGGGCGAGTGGACCGGCCTCGACGTCGACTACTGCCGGGCGCTCGCCGCCGCCGTCCTCGGTGACGCCAACAAGGTGAAGTACACGCCGACCTCGGTGCAGCAGCGCTGGCCGATCCTGCAATCGGGCCAGGTCGACGTGCTCTCGCGCAATTCGACCATCACCTTCTCGCGCAACGCCACGCTCGGCCTCAACTTCCAGGGCATCAATTTCTACGAGGGCCAGACCTTCATCGTGCGCAAGTCGACGGGCGTGAAGGACGCGGCCGGCCTCGACGGCGCCTCGGTCTGCGTTGCTGCCGGCTCGACCGAGGAGAAGAACGCCGCCGACTGGTTCCGCGAGCGCAACCTCAAGGTCACCATCACCAATTTCCAGAAGAACGACGACGCTATCACCGCCTATGATTCGGGCCGCTGCGATGCCTATACGGCCGGCGTCGGCGCGCTCGCTGGACAGCGCGCCAAGCTCAAGGTCCCGGATGATCACATCATCCTGACCCAGCCGATCTCGAACGACCCGCAGGGGCCGGTGACGCGCTGGGGCGACGAACGCTGGCAGCTCATCGTCCGCTGGGTGCTCAACGGCACCATCGCGGCCGAGATGCTCGGCGTCACTTCCAAGAACGTCGACGAGATGAAGGCCAATTCGAAGAACACCGAAGTCCGGCGCCTGCTCGGCGCCGAGGGCGGTTTCGGCGCCATGATGGGCCTGTCGAACGACTGGATGTACAACGCGATCAAGCAGGTCGGGAACTACGGCGAGAGCTATGAGCGCACCGTCGGCATGGGCTCTGCCCTGAAGCTCGAGCGCGGCCAGAACCAGCTCTGGACCAAGGGCGGACTGCTCTTCACCCCGCCCTTCCAGTGA
- the guaC gene encoding GMP reductase, which yields MRIENDPKLDFRDVLIRPKRSTLGSRAEVDVERSFRFAHTGKEWKGFPLIAANMDVVGTMSMARALLKHGAMVALHKHYSAEELIAFFREPGSANAFYSLGTTDADHDKLKAVHAQSPISKICLDVANGYTEKFVDTVKATRAAFPDAAIMAGNVVTGDMTEALILAGADIVKVGIGPGSVCTTRKMTGVGYPQLSAIIECADAAHGLKGLVCGDGGLTVPGDVAKAYGGGADFVMMGGMLAGHDECEGEIRYEERGGQKVPVAMTFYGMSSDTAMNKYSGGVAKYRASEGKTVEVPYRGPVEGTMQEIMGGVRSAMTYIGAVHLKEMSKRTTFIMVGAQLNTVFGN from the coding sequence ATGCGCATCGAAAACGATCCGAAGCTCGACTTTCGCGACGTGCTGATCCGGCCGAAGCGTTCGACGCTCGGCAGCCGCGCCGAAGTCGATGTCGAGCGCAGCTTCCGCTTCGCCCATACGGGCAAGGAGTGGAAGGGCTTCCCGCTCATCGCCGCCAATATGGACGTGGTCGGCACGATGAGCATGGCCCGCGCCCTGCTGAAGCACGGCGCCATGGTCGCGCTGCACAAGCATTACAGTGCCGAGGAACTGATCGCCTTCTTCCGCGAGCCGGGCTCGGCCAACGCCTTCTACTCGCTCGGCACCACCGATGCCGACCACGACAAGCTCAAGGCGGTTCACGCCCAGTCGCCGATCTCCAAGATCTGCCTCGACGTCGCCAACGGCTATACCGAGAAGTTCGTCGACACGGTCAAGGCGACGCGCGCCGCTTTTCCGGATGCCGCGATCATGGCCGGCAACGTCGTCACCGGCGACATGACCGAGGCGCTGATTCTTGCTGGCGCCGATATCGTCAAGGTCGGCATCGGGCCGGGCTCGGTCTGCACCACCCGCAAGATGACCGGCGTCGGCTATCCGCAGCTCTCGGCGATCATCGAATGCGCCGATGCCGCGCACGGGCTGAAGGGCCTGGTCTGCGGCGATGGCGGACTGACCGTGCCGGGCGATGTCGCCAAGGCCTATGGCGGCGGCGCCGACTTCGTGATGATGGGCGGCATGCTTGCCGGCCATGACGAGTGCGAGGGCGAGATCCGCTACGAGGAGCGCGGCGGCCAGAAGGTGCCGGTGGCGATGACCTTCTACGGCATGTCCTCGGACACGGCGATGAACAAGTATTCCGGCGGCGTCGCCAAGTACCGGGCTTCCGAAGGCAAGACCGTCGAGGTGCCCTATCGCGGCCCGGTCGAGGGCACGATGCAGGAGATCATGGGTGGGGTGCGCTCGGCGATGACCTATATCGGCGCGGTGCACCTGAAGGAGATGTCGAAGCGCACCACCTTCATCATGGTCGGTGCCCAGCTCAACACCGTGTTCGGCAACTGA